Within the Terriglobales bacterium genome, the region TGTGCAGCGCCAGGTCGCGGTCGCCGAGCTGGAACCACGACGGCGCGCCCAGCCGCCGCATGGCGTCCAGACACTCGAAGGCATCGCCCTCTACGCCCCAGCCGCGCTCGCGGCTCAGCGTCCCGGCGAGGGCGTAGGTAATGGAATCCACGTCAGGCGAGACGTGCAGGCCCCACCAGCGCAGGTCGTCGCCGGTGTTGACGATAAAGGTCAGCTCGCGCGGCGGCACAACCTGCTTCAGGCCCTGGACGAACTTCGCGCCGCCCGTCCCGCCGGTGAGCACGACGATCATGCCACCCTCCGCAGGTAGCCCTCGTCATCCGCTGCCGCCAGAACTTTTTCCGCCAACAATCCGCCGCGTTCGGCGATCGCGGCCAGAAACTCCGGGTACACCGTCAAGCGCGGCTTGAGTTGCTGTCCTGCGGCGCGCGTGCGGCGCTCGAGCTCTGCCAGGTGCGGCCACGGAGCCTCGGGATTGATGTAGTCAGGAGTCAGCGGACTGACCCCGCCCCAGTCGTTGATGCCCGCCTCGATCAACTCCTCATAGCGCTCGGTGAGGTTGGGCGGCGCTTGCAGGTTCATGTTCCCGAGGATGAGCCGCGCCACCGCCACCGTGCGCAACATCTCGCCGGGCGTGGGCTCGGGATGCGCGCTCATGGGGATGCCCAGCTTGGCACGGAAGTTCTGCACGATGACTTCCTGGACGTGTCCGTAGCGGCGGTTCAGTTCGCGGATGGCGAAGAGCGTTTCCACTCGATCTTCCGGCGTCTCTCCGATCCCGATCAG harbors:
- a CDS encoding 2-phospho-L-lactate transferase CofD family protein, encoding MIVVLTGGTGGAKFVQGLKQVVPPRELTFIVNTGDDLRWWGLHVSPDVDSITYALAGTLSRERGWGVEGDAFECLDAMRRLGAPSWFQLGDRDLALH